ACCATAAGCCAAGGTGGGAGCAAAGCTTGGGATCATTTCGAACTGTAATAGGCGAGACATTCGGGACACAAAGACGAACTTCTTCCAACCAGCCACAATATGTTTCCAGCATAATGCCATTTAGCTCGCCACCGAGATCATTGAGGGTGTAGCGTCCGTGGGGGTCGGCAAGCTTTTGCTTCAGGAATGAGACTAGAGGGAGCAATGAATCATGGCCCACCATGTAGGAGTTGATCAGTTTGTCAGCTTCAGAGTTAgaatcttcagtggtagatTCGTAATCTTCAACGGTGGTGGACCGGAAATTTGAGCAGTCGTTGGCTGGGTGAGTGTAGTCGGTGAGGTTGCTACCTGTCGAAAAGCCAAAGGACAAATCGTTACTAGCAGCAGACGGAGGACTTGAAGCGCAATCAGAGTATGCTGGACCCTCGGAATCGGATCGGCACTTTTTGGCGTATTCATAGGCAAATTCATCAAATGTCTCGACAGGGTTGCAGGTCTTGATGTTCTCTTCAGGCAGGGCATGCAAGAGGTTTTCGAACTTGTGGTTATGGCCAAAGTTGAGTTCGTCCAAAACTCCTTCGACAACTTGATCAACGACATCGGCATATTTGGTATCTTGGTCTTGGTCCTTCGCCAAATCTGCTAGTTCACGCTTCATTCGAGCCCGCATGTTTTCCCTGCGGAGCTCTGTTCGTGCCTTCTGTACCTCTGGATCAATTCCCGCCCATTCATTCTCCCACTGGACGTTTTCTGCCTGGAATTGCGCACATCTTGCTTTGGATTCGGCCGAAGCGGGGTCCATGTGTACACTTGTACCATAACTATAGTAGTAGCTATAGCTGTGCTGGCGTTGATGTCTCGACCTGTGTTGAGAGGCTGAATCGGTAAATGAGCCCGGCCAGTGAAAATCATATCCATGGCGTTCTCGCTTTGAAGGACGATTATGGCTGCGCTTATAGGCCCAAGCCCGTGCGTCATCCTCGGAATCTAGATGTCTCTTGGCTTTCTTGTTCAGAGCCTCGTCAAGCAAGTGCCGACGGTCTTCGTCACGGAGAAGCTCAACAGCGTCTTGAATCTGTTTGCAATGGCTAGTCAGCGATGTTTAGCAACCACATTCCTGATGTTGTAGACATACTTTTCTGAATCGCTCAACAGTTGCGGCGGCATTTCCAGCCTTGTCTGGATGAAGCTTCAAGGCAAGGCGCTTGTATGCAATGTTGATTTCAGGGAGTTTGGCATCTCGCTCAACTCCCAGGATGGCGTAGGCATCAATGGTCACACTGGCGGTCGACATGTTTTCTGTCCCACAAGTCTTGATAGCGAGTGTCAGTGTTTTGCTATATGTGCGTGTTGACTTGAAGATTAATCTTCGTTCTCGATCTTAAAATAGATGGATAGAACGAGAGAGATGGAGAGAGTAATGTGAGATTAGAATGAAGGTATGTAGGCAATCAGAACATATCTGCCATGAGGAAGGAGTGGGAAACAGCCCCGAAGAATGATCGGAGTGACGACAACATCAAAACTTACCACACAAACGTGAAGAATTGATTTGGAAAGAACAGCCACTGTAGAGGCCCGAGAAGAGAGATTATTACCGCGATAAAGTATGAGATTGGAGAAGAGAATGAGGATGGAAAAAAACAAGAGCAGGAGCACTAGAAGAAGATGAATAAGAGTGGAATAAAGAACAGAGACCACGCAGAAATGATATTCAGCATGAGATTCAAGAAGGACAGAAGcaagaaagagattgtaggaaaggaaaggaggaagagagagaagaataaGAGGAGGAACAGAACTGGGATACAAGTATGAGGGCGAGAATCAGGAAATTCTATTTGAGTAGACAATGCTATTGTAAACCGAATCCCATTGACCAAAGAATCAGATCCTATTGATGAGAATAATATTTGAAGCCATAAATGGCACGGTTCCATGATCACATAAGATGGCAGACTTcatcaaacaaagaagttgATCATCTGGGTAGTCTCCGGGCTTAGGACTATGTCCATGGGAGCCACACAGGGTTATCCCATCAAGCAGAGAGGCTATGAATCTGACGAGCATAGGATCCCATTGAATAGCAGAGGTCTTGTAAATAGTTTGTTGGATGACTTAGTTTAGGGCTATGCACACGGGCAAAATCGGTGCAGATGAAATGAAAATGGATTGACTTTGATTTTACACAAGCTGAAGGTCGATCTAAATATGAACAAGTCCACACTCAAGTAGACTTGGTCCCGTAATTGAAACCGTCTACATATCCGCACTAGCGGTGGCACCGGTGATAATCTCAACCAGCTCGCCGGTAATGGTGGCCTGGCGTTGACGGTTGTACAAAATCTGGAACCTAGAGGGCTGTTAGAGACGACTTTTTCAAATCATTAAACGTAAAACATACTTGTTGATCATCTCACCCGCGTTCTTGGAGGCGTTCTCCATGGCGTTGCGACGAGCGGAAATCTCACAGGCGTGACCCTCGGCCATGGCCCAGAAAAGATTGTTGGCAAGAGCGTACTCGCGGAGGCTGGTCAGAACCTCATCATCAACCTCGTAAGAGGAAATGTTGGCTATATCGGGGTTAGTTTAAAAACTCAATGAACTTCTTGGGCATAACGAAGTCTCACCAGACTGGGTGATAGCCTCCTCGGAGTAGGCCTCAATGGTGACAGGCTCGTAGCTCTGAGCGTTGACGAAAGAATTGTAGATGATGCGAACGCTGGCGTAGTTCTCGGGCAGAAGAGCAATCTGATCGGCAATAGCCTGAGCATCGGCGAAGGTGGGAATGTCCTTGCAGACGTTGGCGAAGCTCAGGACGATGTTCTCGGGGACGGAACGGGACAGcgaagccttggccttctcacCGAGAATGGCAATGTCGGCGTTGGGGTTCTCGGCCAAGATACGGCGGGTAGCCTTGCTCAGACCGGAGTGGATACCACCGCAAAGACCCTTGTCGGAGCTGGCAACAACCAGAAGAACCTTCTTGTCCTCCAGAGGCTTGGTCTCGGCCTGCTCGAAAACGGTGTTGGAGGTCTTACCATAGACGCGGGATTCGTCCATGGCTTTCTGAGCACGGGTGAGACGAGTGGACGCAACAATCTTCATGGTGTTGGTGATCTTCTCAATGTTCTTGATGGACTTGAGACGACCCTCAATCTCACGCAGAGTCGCGAAGGTGGCGGCATTTGCGGGAACAGGGCTTGATATCGCGGTCAGCATTTGTCGTATTCGCCTCCTCTAACTTCCAGCATATCTTCCAGTTTCAATTGCGTCGAGGTGGTTGCGTCGGAGTACGTCGGGTGGAAGGACTTTGGCACGAGGTATCGGATGAAGACTTACCGAGCGACGGCGGCACCACCAGCCCGCAGGGCCGGGCGGACGGCACGGGAGAACATTTTGGGAGAGATTAAGAGAGGAAATTGAACGAGCAGATAGTGACTGCGGAGAGGAGGGAAGTGACGAAGGTTAGACGGGAATGCCTCGCTGGTCGGGAAGGAAGTTGAGAACCAGGGAGGTTCTGTCTCCGTGCTGCCGCTAAACCTAAAGGGGAAAGCATCTACGGTGCGCCGTTCCGACTTCCACCGCAgtgatgcctcaggcatcaaggTATTTACATAACATCACCTGACGCCTCAGGCACCTCACTTGTAGTCCCTCAGGGCCTCTTTTCCCAATGCATTCCTCCATTCCAAGTCCCCCCAAAaccttttctctcttttcctcaCATCTTTTCTCACCTCTCGGCTTTATTATTCCGAATTTGCCTACAATATCACGTCTATGCATGTATCACTGATGCAGCAGATCTTATAACCACACTCTTACTCTTCATTGGTCAGAATTTCCTTGCTTTCCTCCTTCAACCAGGCGACTCAATTTGTCCGACTCGGCGCACGAGGACGCCTGCCCTTACCAAATCAACGTTTTCTTTCATTTTACCCTCGTCCTCTTGTCGCTTGTCCGAGGAATAACACCATGAGCTCTTCAGAGGACGACACGCCCCTCATGCGCGCCAATGGACGCGGTAAAGGTGCGTTCCTCGGGTTATTCGGCTGACTTGTGCACCTCCACAATTTGTCGCGAAGCTTTGCTTTACTTGCACTTCGTCTTCTCACTTCTATGTCTCTTCCACTTCCTTTGCAATTGCACTCTTCTTATCAGTGCGAGATGCACATCGAGCACTTTGACGTCACTTCCTTCACACTTCCTTCACACTTCCAACCAAGTCGACCGGCATTCTAACACAACGTTTCTGCACTTCTAGTTTCCCCAAAATCTCCCGAAGTAATCAAAATGGGGGATTCTAGCCCTGCCACGAACGGCCATGTTGATCCTGGAATATCCATTCGGTTCGGTCCTGTGGAAGACAAGGATGTGAAgatggaagatgaagaaggtgCCCTAGGTGCTATTAAGCGCAAGTCTCGGACCAGCTTGGGCGAAAAGAAGTCCTACGTAGAAGCAGAAAgcagcgaagaagatgagccTTTGGTACGCCTAGCCCCCGTCGCGGGATGACTTGTTATTCCCAGTGCGACGATACGGTCGCTTTCGGTTGAAGCGTCTGACCATTCCACAGAGCAAACGCCGGCGTACATCTGTCAAACACGAAGATCTCGAGACCGATGATGATGTGCCATTGGCACGCAACGGGCGCAAACTTCCCAAGGCCGCTGAAACATCCATCGGGGATGAGTCCGATTCCGACGTCCCCATTGAACGCAAACTTGCTGtgcaaaagaagaagattgaacAAACGGCGGAGAAGGAGGCGAAACTTGCGCGCAAACTTGTTGCGCCAAAGAAGGAAGCTAAGCCTGTGGCAGCCAAAAAACAGACAAACGCCGTCAAGAAAGAGCCAGCCGCCAGCAAATCTGCccccaagaagatgaaggcTGAACCCGCCTCAGCCAAAAAGGGCACAGCCAAGGTGAAGGCAGAAAGCCAGGACGccgaagagaaggaagaggaggaagaggatgagtaCCGCTGGTGGGAAGACCACAACAAGGGCGATGGAACAATCAAGTGGACAACTCTGGAGCACAATGGCGTGGTGTTCCCTCCTGAATACGAAGTGCTGCCTGGGAATGTCAAATTGAAGTATGACGGTGTTCCGGTCTCCCTTGCACCGGAAGCCGAAGAGGTTGCTACCTTTTTCGGCTCCATGCTCAACTCCACCCACAACGTGGAAAATCCTGTGTTCCAGAAGAAtttctttggggacttcAAGGAAGTTGTCAAGAAGACTGGCGGAGCGAAGGACGCAAAGGGGAACAAGATCGATATCAAGGAGTTTGCGAAATGCGACTTCAAGTCTATCTTCAATTTCTACGACGCTCAGCgtgaagaaaagagaaacctGCCACCTGCAGAGAAGAAAGCCGCAAAGGCTCTGAAGGATGAGCAAGAAGCCCCTTACCAGTTCTGTGTGTGGGATGGTCGCAAGCAGAAGGTGGGCAACTTCCGTGTTGAACCGCCTTCTCTATTCCGGGGCCGCGGTGAGCACCCAAAGACCGGGCGTGTAAAGACGCGTGTGCAGCCTGAGCAAATCACCATCAACATTGGTAAAGATGCGAGGGTCCCACCGCCACCTCCCGGCCACAAGTGGAAGGAAGTAAAGCACGATCAGGAAGGGACCTGGCTTGCCATGTGGCAGGAAAATATCAATGGCAACTACAAGTACGTCATGTTAGCCGCCAATTCCGATGTCAAGGGACAAAGCGATTTCAAGAAATTCGAGAAAGCGCGTGAACTCAAGAAGCACATTGAGAAAATCCGCAAGGATTACCAGAAGAACCTCAAACATGACATGATGGTGGAGCGGCAGAAGGCCACGGCAGTCTATCTCATTGATCAGTTTGCCCTGCGTGCTGGAAACGAGAAAGGTGAAGATGAGGCCGAAACCGTCGGTTGCTGTTCTCTTAAATATGAGAATGTTACGCTGAAGCCCCCAAATACTGTTGTCTTTGATTTCTTGGGTAAAGATAGTATTCGTTTCTACGATGAAGTGCAGGTCGATCTGCAAGTCTTTAAGAACCTGAAGATCTTCAAAAAGGCACCCAAAAAGAGCGGTGATGAAATTTTCGACCGCCTTACGGTATGTCCTCCttgtttttttggtgtattgAATAAAACTGACGAATCAAAGACTTCTGCTCTCAATAAGCATCTTGCCAACTACATGCCAGGTCTAACCGCTAAGGTTTTCCGTACCTATAACGCGTCTTACACTATGGGTTGTGTCCTCAACGAGATGAACCCTACCGGAGGCACTGTCGCCGAAAAGGTAAAAGCGTACAACGATGCTAACCGTAAGGTTGCCATCTTGTGTAACCACAAACGTACTGTCACTGCTGGCCATGCCAATGCAATGGAAAAGATGGGCGAACGGGTGAGTTTTCTCTATTCCACTGTCACGGCGAGAGCTACAATGCTAACGGAAGTTTGACTATAAAGATCAAGGGCCTTCGATACCAGAAGTGGCGACTAAagcagcaaatgcttgacTTGGACCCCActctgaagaagaaaaagggcACGGCATTCTTCGAAATCGATGAAGATCTCGACAAAGAATGGATCGAAGAACATCAAGCCTTTTTGATTGAGGAGCAGAGAACCAAAATCTCCAAGAAGTTCGAGAAGGACAACGAAAAGCGCGTTGCTGATGGGGAGAAAGAAATGAAGGCTTCCGAGCTCGAGGAGCGTCTGCAGGTCGTcaaggagatggagaagaagtTCAAAAGGGAAAACAAAACCGGGAAGGTCGAGGTCGAGGCCAGAGGCGCAACGGTTGAAAAGCTCGAAGGCTCCATCACCAAGATTGACCAGCGGGTCGAAACGATGTCCGTCCAGGCGCAGGACAAGGAAGACAACAAAGAGGTCGCCCTAGGTACCTCGAAGATTGTGAGTTTTTTTGGTCTGATCCCTACAGCATCACCAGCTAATCAATCTCATTAGAATTACATTGATCCTCGCCTCACTGTCGTCTTCAGCAAGAAGTATGACGTCCCCATCGAAAAGTTCTTCTCTAAGGCGCTGCGTGAGAAGTTCGAGTGGGCCATCAAGTCGGTTGAGGAGGACTGGGAATTTTAATCAACCACCCGTCTCGCCCTGATAACTTGGTTTTGTTCCCAGTCTGTTACGCTTTTTACTTTCTTCGTACTATATTTTCGGTTTCACTCGGTCTGCCTTGGCAAGACAAGGTGacactcttttgtttttcaaaCAATTCGTTCAAATCTTGCCATTGATCCATTCGGTTCCGTGGTTTCATTCGCGTTCTTGAGGAAATCGATGCTGCCAGTGTGGTTTTCGTTATGACAGCTTGGCTCAGAATGCGAGCCTGCAATAGTGGAGACTGTCGGTACGAAATGATCGGTATACGTTAGTATGCAcgaaaagggggggggggggataccaaaaaaaaaatgcatcAAGAAGACCCATCGATTCAGCTGGCTGGGTGGCCTAGTTTAATGCAACGCACACATCACGCATGGCAGTCGGACATCTTGCACAGTTTCTGCTCCGCTGCTCTTTGTCATTTCGGTCATGGGGTTAGAAGTCTCGAATCAACTCGTTCAGTCGTTTCTATTGAAATTGGCATCAGTCATGGTCTCCCTGCATTCGCAGTCTAACGTAGCACTTGTTACATGTAGGCCTGcataacgtatttcacagCCTCACGGTCATCATTTCGAAAGTTACCGAAACCTACATTGCTAAAAATTAGACATATTGCAGTCAAAGTAGTCACCAAAAAGATTTTGTGTTCTCAAGATAGGCCAGGCATCACCTAAAAAGCCTTCAGCAACCAGGAAACCCCAATATAGAACGACCGTTGTCAAAATTTCAAGATGTAATTTATCGCATTTACTATGTGTTTTGAACCGGCCCactcgcttgtgaaatacgttaaTTACTTACCCATTTACTTGTATTTACTTGCCAGCTCTTTGGATTGGGCTGTGGAGATATCCTCTGTGGAACCTGCACAACATATCTGCAGGGTCTATGTACAACCGTCTCTGACCGCCCGCCGTAATTGATTTTCTCACGGCAATCTTTACCGCCTTACCTACCGCCTTGTAACTACTCATTGCCAACTGCGAAGATCTTTTTAATCGGCTCTTCAATTCCAATTTTTACCCTACTCTAATTAGATATCTCACTCTACTTTAACTCGCGGGTTCCACCATAATTTAACTAGACAGCCACACTACCAAGAATTCCAGTATCAAAGGATCGTAGTTAAAATTAGAATTTGGGCAGTATTAAGATTTTAATCATCGAGAATTTTAATCATCAAGCAGTCGACAAGAATCGGACTTTTGGTTTCCATTTGGCTGTGATATAATGATACTTGGATAATTATAATGCTCATAGTACCAGGTGTGCTTCAGGCAAAGTAAGTTGTGGCGCACTGGTGGTTGAAGACTGTCGCAGTCTGAGTATAATAATACATGGCAATCATAGGACTAGCGCTGTATTTCCGATCTAAATGTACATCAAAGAACGTTGATTTACGAAATCGAATATTGGAGAAATTGGACAAGGGCTGGTAATGCTGCCAATTGCAGGGCCATGCAAAAGATAAGAGCGAGGAAAGAAATTGGAACGGAAACATATGTGCAAGAGACAAGAGAAATACCCCATGTAACAGCGATTTTCAAATACAGTACAAGGATGATTCACATCTAGCGATGCTAGACAGGTCTGTCTGGTAAAATAGCTTCGGAGGTTGGAGATGGGGGAGAAAAGGAGGGCAGGAGGGTGTATGGAAATGCAGATCGTGAGATTGTCATGTTATAGGGCAAATTGAATGCATCCATTTTCAGGCACAACGCGATGAGGTGATCGATTTTCCTCATCGGGTAGGGGAGACGGTAAATGAAACATTGGGGGGGAAACAAATGTACAAAGACAGAAAAGAGTCAAATAACCGACGGACGGGATAtcttcaaaaagaaaaccaacAAATTAAAGCAAAAGATAACGATGAGAAAATTGTGGGATCTTCTCTCATGGCCACCAGCCCAGACGCTTGTAGCTGTCCACGATTTCGCGGATGCTGTCAGCCCCGAAGTTCGGGTACAATGGCTTCCAGCCAGTCTCATTCTCGAACTTTGAGCCATCAATGGACATATCGTCACCCTTGACAGCGTCACGTTCTAGGAACGGACTGATCGGTCCAGGCCGCGTGATTTTTGCTCTCTCGATGAGTTCAGCCCAAGTCTGCAGACTGACCTCATTCATATCATCCAGGACATCGTCCAGATTCAACTTGGCAAGCTGCGAAGCAAGCGACCCGATGTACGTGACATCGAGACCAAAGACCTCCGTCAAGGCTTGAGCAACGTGTTCCTGTTTCGTGTCATTATGATCGACAACGTTGAAGGCAACAATGCCATCCTTGGGATCGATGAGCCCCTTCGCGGCACGCCACTTAGCAGCCTCGAACAGCGCACTCGCAGCATCCTTGACGTGCAGGGTGTTGAGTTTTAAGTCCTTGGTATGCATTAAGACCAGGTCTTGCTTGAGATCGACATGGACGGCCGATAGACAAATACCGGTCGCGAAGTAGCCCGGGTCGTAAGCACCGTAGACGTGGGGCATACGTAAGGCGCAGTACTGCAAGTTTGGAATTTTACACAATTCCTCCGCGGCCTTGAGTTTCCACGCGGCCAGTTTGTTCCAGGGGGTGAGTTTGTCTGTCTCCTTACGTGGCGTTGAGCCGCCCTTGTACACGTGCGCGGTGGAGGTCTCGACGAAGGCGGGGATACCGCGTCGGGCGATTTCCTTGGCGAGCGCGAGGGAGAGGGCGTAGCTGCGCACTTCGTAGACATCGTCCGGTTGGGAATGGCGTGTTTCGCCACCGCAGTTAATCACGTAGTCGAATTGTTCGCCATTGGCTCGGTCGAAGATGCGCGGGAAATGTTCTGTTGGGAGAACGGGGTTTAGAAAAGAATTTGATTTGGGATGAGGAAAATGGGGCCGGGTCACTTACGTTCGCGGCTGGCGTCTGCCTGGACGAACTTTTCCTTGGAGCATGCTTCTTCGAATTCTGGAGCCAACCAGGCTAATTGTGGTAGAACTTTGTCTACCAAACGGACTTCCGAGGCTAGATTGTTTTCGTGGATGTATAGCGCGAGGTGTCGACCAATGAAGCCTGAAGACGGGGAATGTCAGTTGCATAAAAGTTTTATTGAGACAAAGGAAAACAGACCGAGACCACCAACAATCAAAACAGCGGGCTTTTTAGAGTCAGCCATATTAAATGTGAGCGATAAAGGTCTCCCCGCAGGTTCAGGAGAatgaaagggggggggggaaggtgAAGGATGGGAGAGAGGAGGGGGATGGACTAAACGGGCAAAGGGGAACAATTAAAAAGAAACCGAGACTCAGAAAGAACCCGAAGAATATAATTAGATcgaaagaaaaagggaaaaaaatcctcccctctcccccccccgaAAAGCATTAATCGGGATTCGCGTCTCCCCTGCCAAGCCCACGACGTTAAATAGCGAGTGGGTTACGGTGGAAACACCAACATATCCCTGTGACGTCGGAGAGAAGATAGTGGGTGTTAGTGGCATTAGTGTGATGATTACGGAGTCGAATTGCACTCATTTTACTTCAAGTCCATTTTTCGCATGTCATACGATGTGATACCAAGTCAATGTCTCTTTGTATAGTCCATGCAGCTGTGTTGGTCCCATGGTACTGGGTTTCCGATCACCCGAACCATAGATGCGATGCTAAGCCTTTTCTATGCTTAATTTGGCTCGATATCCATTTTTGATTTGTTTTGGCCTTTGCAATGCTAGATGTTTTCCATAGAATAACCGCTGGGCATCATCTAAGGCTTGAATAAATGACTACAACATTGCGAGTTGAGCCATTCAATGTGTACAGGTTCCACACGGAGTTATTAGAAGCAATTTCGGGATAATACTCCCATTTGAAATTGCAGTCGTACGTACTGTTCTTCAGATGAACCATTCGTAGTGTTGGATTGAAACTCTACGAGGACGGGCCTCTGGCTCCTGTATGCAATCTAGAAAGGACGAATAGACAAGGGCGGGGCACTTGTTGATGAGCGGAGGACGATCTTGTGGGCACACAATCAAACATCGAAGAAACTCAGAGAAGAGAGTGGGCGGCTCTTGCTCGCCCATGCCCGACTCTATCGAATTTCCTTCAAGGGCATTTACATGAACATATGGAACAAAAGGTAGCTCAAAATTAGCGGTCACGATGCCAGATAGATGTTGGTGGATTTTCTTCAAAAAGAAGATCCTGGAACACTGTGACACAGTCTCTCTGCCTTTCCGGTTATATCCCACGCCGGGAGTTCCTACACTGAAAGGCAGATCTCGTGGTCTGTTGTAAAAGTCCAAGTGGTCGATGAGATGAAGTATGGCTGTGTGTTCTCGGCTCGTTATTGGTTGCACAGCTCAAGGGACTGGCTGAGCTTGTTAGACAGCTCAGTTCTCATGATTATCAATCCATGTATATCTCTACTAAAAAGTGACTATGATGGTCTTTCACTCGACATGTCATAGGTTAAGGGTGTAGACAGAAGGGTGTACATGGGTCAGAGCATCTGGATGGCTTGGGGGAGCTATCTAGCGCTTGTTTCTTGGCAAACAAGGTTATCTATTCACAATCAAGTCACGTCAAAGGCATTCCGACGAGGGTTTCCAACAAATGCACCAAAGCACGGACCGACATCTCGAACCAGACTACGCGAGTGCAGGGAAATTCCCATTTGGACTTTTCGGCTTTTGATGTAAAAACGTATGCAGGAAACTGGGTGTAGTATGCCAGAAGAAGATATTCAGATCTACCTTGATTTTAGGGTTATTGTTCGGACATTTCTTAGTGATCCAACCACGGAGCAAATTCCACACTCCGACCTCTTGGTCTTTGAATCTTGGAACGGTGGAGTCGGAAAGTGGAGCCGATCTTGGTACCGTGCCTCTTTCTGCCACGTGATGAcattgattttcttgatgGAAGCGGGTCTCTGAATGAATTCTCCGAAACCACAGTAGGCCAatccacctacaaatacCTCCTTCATATTCAGCCCTACCTCTGAAGTAGCAAGATCTCGCGTATCG
The nucleotide sequence above comes from Penicillium digitatum chromosome 1, complete sequence. Encoded proteins:
- a CDS encoding Heat shock protein DnaJ, N-terminal — encoded protein: MSTASVTIDAYAILGVERDAKLPEINIAYKRLALKLHPDKAGNAAATVERFRKIQDAVELLRDEDRRHLLDEALNKKAKRHLDSEDDARAWAYKRSHNRPSKRERHGYDFHWPGSFTDSASQHRSRHQRQHSYSYYYSYGTSVHMDPASAESKARCAQFQAENVQWENEWAGIDPEVQKARTELRRENMRARMKRELADLAKDQDQDTKYADVVDQVVEGVLDELNFGHNHKFENLLHALPEENIKTCNPVETFDEFAYEYAKKCRSDSEGPAYSDCASSPPSAASNDLSFGFSTGSNLTDYTHPANDCSNFRSTTVEDYESTTEDSNSEADKLINSYMVGHDSLLPLVSFLKQKLADPHGRYTLNDLGGELNGIMLETYCGWLEEVRLCVPNVSPITVRNDPKLCSHLGLWYKDFCRPVCNVCNMWMPSFLLTCPGCGMKACVRSTQQSSIKFDDHSGRGAAAPWYKLSSHLLGIFHGEDPPYEKRFGGSPHNTRNRKTDPGESESLCEQTLTNALHLIWSTVLISIAPWDYATGFGLDLALGLVLCLQSQALPDDKMATTNVEDAQQRICHEVVYFAILW
- a CDS encoding ATP synthase gamma chain, whose product is MFSRAVRPALRAGGAAVARPVPANAATFATLREIEGRLKSIKNIEKITNTMKIVASTRLTRAQKAMDESRVYGKTSNTVFEQAETKPLEDKKVLLVVASSDKGLCGGIHSGLSKATRRILAENPNADIAILGEKAKASLSRSVPENIVLSFANVCKDIPTFADAQAIADQIALLPENYASVRIIYNSFVNAQSYEPVTIEAYSEEAITQSANISSYEVDDEVLTSLREYALANNLFWAMAEGHACEISARRNAMENASKNAGEMINKFQILYNRQRQATITGELVEIITGATASADM
- a CDS encoding Topoisomerase I, producing the protein MSSSEDDTPLMRANGRGKVSPKSPEVIKMGDSSPATNGHVDPGISIRFGPVEDKDVKMEDEEGALGAIKRKSRTSLGEKKSYVEAESSEEDEPLSKRRRTSVKHEDLETDDDVPLARNGRKLPKAAETSIGDESDSDVPIERKLAVQKKKIEQTAEKEAKLARKLVAPKKEAKPVAAKKQTNAVKKEPAASKSAPKKMKAEPASAKKGTAKVKAESQDAEEKEEEEEDEYRWWEDHNKGDGTIKWTTLEHNGVVFPPEYEVLPGNVKLKYDGVPVSLAPEAEEVATFFGSMLNSTHNVENPVFQKNFFGDFKEVVKKTGGAKDAKGNKIDIKEFAKCDFKSIFNFYDAQREEKRNLPPAEKKAAKALKDEQEAPYQFCVWDGRKQKVGNFRVEPPSLFRGRGEHPKTGRVKTRVQPEQITINIGKDARVPPPPPGHKWKEVKHDQEGTWLAMWQENINGNYKYVMLAANSDVKGQSDFKKFEKARELKKHIEKIRKDYQKNLKHDMMVERQKATAVYLIDQFALRAGNEKGEDEAETVGCCSLKYENVTLKPPNTVVFDFLGKDSIRFYDEVQVDLQVFKNLKIFKKAPKKSGDEIFDRLTTSALNKHLANYMPGLTAKVFRTYNASYTMGCVLNEMNPTGGTVAEKVKAYNDANRKVAILCNHKRTVTAGHANAMEKMGERIKGLRYQKWRLKQQMLDLDPTLKKKKGTAFFEIDEDLDKEWIEEHQAFLIEEQRTKISKKFEKDNEKRVADGEKEMKASELEERLQVVKEMEKKFKRENKTGKVEVEARGATVEKLEGSITKIDQRVETMSVQAQDKEDNKEVALGTSKINYIDPRLTVVFSKKYDVPIEKFFSKALREKFEWAIKSVEEDWEF
- a CDS encoding Epimerase/dehydratase family protein, putative, whose protein sequence is MADSKKPAVLIVGGLGFIGRHLALYIHENNLASEVRLVDKVLPQLAWLAPEFEEACSKEKFVQADASREQHFPRIFDRANGEQFDYVINCGGETRHSQPDDVYEVRSYALSLALAKEIARRGIPAFVETSTAHVYKGGSTPRKETDKLTPWNKLAAWKLKAAEELCKIPNLQYCALRMPHVYGAYDPGYFATGICLSAVHVDLKQDLVLMHTKDLKLNTLHVKDAASALFEAAKWRAAKGLIDPKDGIVAFNVVDHNDTKQEHVAQALTEVFGLDVTYIGSLASQLAKLNLDDVLDDMNEVSLQTWAELIERAKITRPGPISPFLERDAVKGDDMSIDGSKFENETGWKPLYPNFGADSIREIVDSYKRLGWWP